The window CCAGGTGGCGGCCAGGCGCCCGCCGAGGGTGCGGCGGTCGACGTTGGAGGCCATGGGGCCCGCCATCATCCCTGTACCCGAGGGCGTGCGCAGGCTGTAGTTGTCCATCACGTGGTCGGCGTAGTTGTAGTAGACCTGCGCCTCCAGCTTGTCGAGCACCTCGCCGAGATTGGACTTCTCAAAGCGCAGGCCGAGGCTTTCGCGCTTGAACTGCGAGCCATCCATTCCGCGTCCGGCGTAGCGGGCCTCGCCGTCGCCCTTGCCGGCGGTGAGTTCGACCAGGGTGTCGGCATCCGGCGTCCAGCCCACGGCCACGTCGCCGTTCCACTTGTTCCAGCGTGAGGGCACGGTGTCGCCGGCGCCGTCCTCGTAATCATCGGACTGCGATTTGTTACCGGTGAAGCGCAGGTAGCCTTCCGGCCCGCCGGCGGCGGCATCCAGAACACGGTCGGAGCGGCCGTTGGAACCGGCCACCAGGCTACCATTGATCCGCGATCCCAGCTCGCCGAAGCGCTCCGGCTCGCGGTCGAAGCGGATGGTGCCGGCCGATGCGCCCGGACCCCAGATAACGGTTTCCGGGCCCTTGACCACGGTGAGCTTGTCGTAGGTTTCCGGCGAGATATAGGAGGTCGGCGCGTCCATCCGCGCCGGGCAGGCGCCGAGCATGGTGGTGCCGTTGGTGAGGATGTTCAGGCGCGAGCCGAACATGCCGCGCAGCACCGGGTCGCCATTGGTGCCGCCGTTGCGGATGGCGGAGAAGCCGGGAATGGTCTTGAGGTAGTCGGCGCCATCGCTGGCCGGAATCGGCTGGCGCGGCTGCTTCGGGTCGGTGACGACGGTAAGCGGCGAGCTCTGCGCCACGGCAGTGATGACGCTGGGCTCCAGTTCCACGGCGTGGACGGCGTGGTCATCGTTCTCGGCCAGGGCCGGGACAGCAGTGAAACCGCCAAGGGCGGTCAGCGCGCACAGGGCGCGCAAGCCGACGGCACGTGGCCGACGGCGCATTGGCATGCGGGACATTGCATCTATTCCATGATCGGTGAATACGCCCGTTCCACGCGGACACGCACGGCGCACAGGCAACAGCGGTCATCCGCGCCTGCGGTCGATGGATTCGGGAGAAGGGATCAGCCGATCAGGGTCGGTGGAGCGCGGGAGCGTGCGCCGGGGAAGACCGGCGAGGCGGGAATGGTGCTGGAGGTGAACTGGACGGCGGGTGTACCGACGGCAGGCAGGCTGTGGTCCAGCAGGACCGGCGGCGGCGTCAGCGGGGGGCTATGGATCAGCAGGCTGCAGTAGCCGCACTTCTCCATGAAGGCATCGGCGGTGAGCGGCTTCCCGTCATGGGGGGCCGGGGCGGCGTGCTGGCCCGAAGCGCGATGACCGTCGGAGCAGGCCATCTCGTCCATGTCGGCCATGTCGTGCGCCGTGGACGCGCCATGCTCCATCGGCATGACGTGATCCATGGGCATAGGGTGATCCATCGGCAGCGACTGGGATACCAGCGGGCCGACATAGATCATCAGCATGGCGAACAGCGCCAGCCAGGTTCCTATGCCTTGTCGGGTGCGACGGGTCACGAAATGTCCTTGCGGATGGAGGCCCCGCCTTGAGCGGGTGCGCAATGATCGCACGGAGTTCCGCAGCTCCGCTGCGGCACGTGGACGCAGAATCAGTTAAGCACAGCGAAGGCATCTAATAAAAATTGCCAAATCCACATTATTTCAGCAATTTTTTATCATCCCAGGCAACAAATAGAGTTTTTCTACCAATTTTTAACGAATGCTTGCCATCACCCTCTCAGGCCATTAGGTTGGCACTCATGAAAACCGCACACACCCTCATCCTGCTTCGCCAACACGCCTGCCTGCGCCTGGTCAGCCCGCGACTGCGTGGCTGAACCCTCTTCCCGGTTTCATCTCTTTTTCATTTTTTCGCGCAGGCCCGCTGGCCAGAAAGAACAAGGATTCCGCTCATGAGCATGCTGAAAGATCCGTCGAAGAAGTACCGCCCCTTCACCCAGATCACCCTGCCCGACCGCACCTGGCCGGACAAGATCATCGACAAGGCGCCGATCTGGCTGTCCACCGACCTGCGCGACGGCAACCAGTCGCTGATCGAGCCGATGGACGCCGAGAAGAAGATGCGCTTCTTCAAGTGCCTGGTTCAGGTCGGCCTGAAGGAAATCGAAGTGGGCTTCCCGTCCGCCTCGCAGACCGACTTCGACTTCGTTCGCGAGCTGATCGAGGGCGGCCACATTCCCGATGACGTCACCATCCAGGTGCTGACCCAGGCCCGCGACGACCTCATCGAACGCACCTTCGAATCCCTGAAGGGCGCGAAGAAGGCCATCGTCCACTACTACAACGCCTGCGCGCCGAGCTTCCGCAAGATCGTCTTCAACCAGGACAAGGCCGGCGTGAAAGCCATCGCCGTGGCCGCCGGCCAGACCATCAAGCGCCTGGCCGCCGCCGCGCCGGAAACCCAGTGGGGCTTCGAGTACTCGCCGGAAGTGTTCAGCTCCACCGAGACCGACTTCGCCGTCGAGGTGTGCAACGCGGTGATCGAGGTGTTCCAGCCGACTCCGGCGAACCGCCTGATCCTCAACCTGCCCGCCACCGTCGAGTGCGCCACCCCGAACAACTACGCCGACCAGATCGAGTGGTTCGGCCGCCAGATCAACAAGCGCGACAGCGTGATCATCAGCCTGCATACCCACAACGACCGTGGCACTGGCGTGGCTGCTTCCGAACTGGCCCTGATGGCCGGCGCCGACCGCGTCGAAGGCTGCCTGTTCGGCAACGGCGAGCGCACCGGCAACCTGTGCTTGGTGACCATGGCGTTGAACATGTACACCCAGGGCATCGATCCCGAACTGGACTTCTCCGACATCGATGCCGTGCGCAAGGTGGTCGAAGAGTGCAACCAGATCCCGGTGCACCCGCGTCATCCGTACGTCGGCGACCTGGTCCACACCGCCTTCTCCGGCTCCCACCAGGACGCCATCCGCAAGGGCTTCGCCCAGCAGAAGGAAGACGCCGTGTGGGAAGTGCCCTACCTGCCGATCGACCCGGCGGACATCGGCCGCAGCTACGAGGCCGTCATTCGCGTGAACAGCCAGTCCGGCAAGGGCGGCATCACCTTCCTGCTGGAGCAGGAATACGGCATCAGCCTGCCGCGCCGCATGCAGATCGAGTTCAGCCAGGTGGTACAGAACGAAACCGATCGCCTGGGCCTGGAAATGACCGCCGAGCAGATCTACAACCTGCTGCAGAACGAGTACCTGCAAGCCGTCTCCCCGTTCGGCCTGAAGAACTACCGCCTGCAGGAAGAGAACGGCATCTGCGCCATCGACATCGACGTGACCCACAAGGGCGAACAGCACCGCTGGCACGGCAAGGGCAAGGGCACCCTGGAAGCCCTGGTCGCCTCGCTGCCGGTGGACGTCGAGATCATGGACTACAACGAGCACGCCATCGGCGCCGGCACCAACGCCCGCGCGGCCGCCTACATCGAACTGCGCGTCGAGGGTGGTCGTTCGCTGCACGGCATCGGCATCGATGAAAACATCACCACCGCGAGCTTCCGTGCGCTGTTCAGCGCCCTGAACCGCGCCGTAACGCTGGGCCACGCGAAAGCCGCGTAAAACCCGGTAGCACCGTTGTCCCCTTTGCCCTGGACGCCTCGCGCGTCCAGGGTCGTTTTCGAAGGAACGAAAACATGAGCGCACCGCAGGACAATCCGTTCCAGACACCGTCCGCCGTTCTGAAGAATGCGCCCAGTATGGCTGGCGGCGAAGCGCTCTACCGACTCAGGGCTGTTGGCATCGCCACCTTTTTCGGCACTCCGCTTGCCGGGGCCTGGGTCATGACGCAGAACCTCCGCCACCTGGGCCTTCACGATCGCATTCAACAAGTCTGGTACGTAGGAATTGCCATCTCTATCGGGCTTGCATTGCTTGGGCTGCTCCCGGACGGCATCCCCCTGGCTCCCTTTACCATCGTCGCCGTGCTCTCCATGCATGAATACGCGAAACAGGTGACCGGAGATGCATTGGAGCAGCACGCGAGCCGTGGCGGAACGTTCCTCTCCAACTGGCGAGCCTTTGGCATCAGCCTGCTGTTCCTGCTAGCGGCATGGGGGGCTATCTTCGTCGTTACCCTGATCGTTGCCTACCTGCTGGGCATGAATACCTGAGTTTCGCCGGGCAAGGCCCCAAAACACCGAAGGCCCCATCGGGGGCCTTCACGTCTTACTCGTCGTCGCCGCTGGCGGTCACGGCCCCCAGGCAGCACAGGCGATGTTCCTTGTCACCGGCATGCAGCAGCCAGGTCTCCTCCCCAGCCTGATAACGCGCCTCCATCACCTCGTTGTAGGTGAAGGCCCACTGACGGCGATCGCGGCCATCGATGGACTCGATCAGCAGCACCACCTCCTCGCTGGCGAAGGGTTGGTCCGCGTGGGCGGCAGCGTCGGCCTGGTCCAGCAGTGACTCGTTCAGCTCGAACTGCCAGGCGTGAAGGCCGTCGATCAACAGCATGTCGGCGGTTTCCAGCTGGTCCAGCAGGTAGGGAGTCGTGGTCATGATGGGCACTCGGCAATGGGCAGGCCGTCATGATAGAGCAAAACCCATTGCCGGCCCTCCCCTCCTAATCCGCCAGCGCCGCCAGCACGCCGCGCAGCCGCTCGATGGTAGCCGGGGCGCAGCGCTGCATCGGCTCGCGCAGTTCGTCGGCGATTACCCCCTGCAAGGCCAACGCTGCCTTGACTGCTGCCGGGTTGGGCTCGGCGAAGGCGGCCTGGATCCACGGCAGCAGACGGTAGAAGGTCGCCCGCGCCGCGGCGAGATCGCCCGACTCGACCTGACGCTGCATGCGCACATAGAGATCGGCGCGCACATGGGCCGACGCGGAAATCGCCCCGGCACCGCCCTGACATAGGTTGTTGAAGATCTGCAGGTCCTCGCCCGTGAGCACCTCGACCTCGCCATCGGCGATCAGCGCCAGGGTGGTCTCGAGGTCACCGGCGCAGTCCTTGATCGCGGCGATGCGCGGATGACGCACGATGCGCCGCAGGGTCTCGCGCTCGATACGCACACCGGTACGGTAGGGAATGTCGTAAAGCACCACCGGCACAGTGGCGGCGTCGGCCACGGTCTGGAAGAAGGACTCCAGCCCCACCTGCGACGGACGGATGTAGTACGGCGCCGGCACCAGCAGACCGGCCAGCGGGCGGCGCTGGATCTCTTCCTGGAAGGCCAGCAGCTCACGCAGGTTATTGCCCGCCAGGCCCATGATCACCTGCGCGGGCGGCACCCACTGCAGCACGGCATCGAGGACGGCGAGTTGCTCCTCATGGCTCAGCGCCGCCGCCTCCCCGGTGGTGCCGCAGACCACGAAGCCGGCGACGCCGTCTTCCAGCAGTCGGGAAACCAGGTTGTGCAGCGCGGCGAAATCGACTTCCCCGGCACGGAAGGGAGTGGCCAGGGCCACCCAGATTCCACGAAACGTAGACATGCAAAAACTCCTTGTGGCTGACCGTCTGGTCGCCGTCAGGGAGGGATGCGGGAATCAAGCGGGGAGAATTGAAGACCTGGCGCCTTGTGTCCTGTCAGCCCATCTGACGGGACAGCACGCCCCGGTCAAATGAGCGACTGTTTCTTCGATTTCTTGGCAACGACGACGCATACGCCAGCCTGGGCGGAGAAGCCCGGGAGCGGCAGCGAGAAGTCGAAGTTGGCAAGCATGGGCAATTTCTGTGTGCGAAATCAGGTCACCGATAGTGCGCAAGCTCCTATACACCTGTCAACCATGTCCCACGTCTATCACGTCTCTGCCGTCTATGCTGGTTCAACGACAGTGCAGCCGGGGGAGACCTGACAGATGAAACGTCGCGAACTGGGCCAGTCCGGACTGGCGATTCCGCCCCTGGTGTTCGGCGGCAACGTGTTCGGCTGGTCGGCGGACGAAGCCACCTCCTTCCGCCTGCTGGATGCGGTGGTCGACGCGGGAATCAACTGCATCGACACAGCCGACGTGTATTCGCGCTGGGTGCCCGGGCACGTCGGCGGCGAGTCGGAAATCCTGATCGGCAAGTGGCTGAAGAAGACCGGCAAGCGCAATCAGGTGCAGATCGCCACCAAGGTCGGCATGGACATGGGCAACGGCCACAAGGGCCTGTCGGCGGTGTACATCGAACAGGCCCTGGAGCGCTCGCTCAAGCGCCTGCAGACCGACTACATCGATCTCTACCAGGCCCATTGCGACGACCCGCACACCTCCCTGGAGGAAACCATGGGCGCCTTCGCCGAAGCGGTGGAGAACGGCAAGGTGCGGGTGATCGGCGCCTCCAACCTCGATGCCCGGCGTCTGCGCGAGGCCCGCGAGCTCTGCGACCGCCT of the Pseudomonas sp. PSE14 genome contains:
- a CDS encoding DUF2946 domain-containing protein, whose protein sequence is MLMIYVGPLVSQSLPMDHPMPMDHVMPMEHGASTAHDMADMDEMACSDGHRASGQHAAPAPHDGKPLTADAFMEKCGYCSLLIHSPPLTPPPVLLDHSLPAVGTPAVQFTSSTIPASPVFPGARSRAPPTLIG
- the leuA gene encoding 2-isopropylmalate synthase: MSMLKDPSKKYRPFTQITLPDRTWPDKIIDKAPIWLSTDLRDGNQSLIEPMDAEKKMRFFKCLVQVGLKEIEVGFPSASQTDFDFVRELIEGGHIPDDVTIQVLTQARDDLIERTFESLKGAKKAIVHYYNACAPSFRKIVFNQDKAGVKAIAVAAGQTIKRLAAAAPETQWGFEYSPEVFSSTETDFAVEVCNAVIEVFQPTPANRLILNLPATVECATPNNYADQIEWFGRQINKRDSVIISLHTHNDRGTGVAASELALMAGADRVEGCLFGNGERTGNLCLVTMALNMYTQGIDPELDFSDIDAVRKVVEECNQIPVHPRHPYVGDLVHTAFSGSHQDAIRKGFAQQKEDAVWEVPYLPIDPADIGRSYEAVIRVNSQSGKGGITFLLEQEYGISLPRRMQIEFSQVVQNETDRLGLEMTAEQIYNLLQNEYLQAVSPFGLKNYRLQEENGICAIDIDVTHKGEQHRWHGKGKGTLEALVASLPVDVEIMDYNEHAIGAGTNARAAAYIELRVEGGRSLHGIGIDENITTASFRALFSALNRAVTLGHAKAA
- a CDS encoding DUF5629 family protein, whose translation is MTTTPYLLDQLETADMLLIDGLHAWQFELNESLLDQADAAAHADQPFASEEVVLLIESIDGRDRRQWAFTYNEVMEARYQAGEETWLLHAGDKEHRLCCLGAVTASGDDE
- the dapA gene encoding 4-hydroxy-tetrahydrodipicolinate synthase — translated: MSTFRGIWVALATPFRAGEVDFAALHNLVSRLLEDGVAGFVVCGTTGEAAALSHEEQLAVLDAVLQWVPPAQVIMGLAGNNLRELLAFQEEIQRRPLAGLLVPAPYYIRPSQVGLESFFQTVADAATVPVVLYDIPYRTGVRIERETLRRIVRHPRIAAIKDCAGDLETTLALIADGEVEVLTGEDLQIFNNLCQGGAGAISASAHVRADLYVRMQRQVESGDLAAARATFYRLLPWIQAAFAEPNPAAVKAALALQGVIADELREPMQRCAPATIERLRGVLAALAD
- a CDS encoding aldo/keto reductase: MKRRELGQSGLAIPPLVFGGNVFGWSADEATSFRLLDAVVDAGINCIDTADVYSRWVPGHVGGESEILIGKWLKKTGKRNQVQIATKVGMDMGNGHKGLSAVYIEQALERSLKRLQTDYIDLYQAHCDDPHTSLEETMGAFAEAVENGKVRVIGASNLDARRLREARELCDRLKLPNYQSLQPNYNLYDRANYETNLEPTVKQLGLGVISFYSLAAGFLTGKYRSEADLNKSSVRGYKVKNFMNERGFAIIDALEAVANELNATPTQVALAWLMARPTITAPIASASKLEQLPDLIAAIELKLSDEAIQRLNTASAY